The stretch of DNA CTAGGAACGTGGACGGAGTGCACCGACCATCAAGGTGCATCTCCGGGCTGAGCAGTTTTCACAAGGGCAAGAACAGCTAGATTTTGATCAATTTTGCTTTGATCTACACAAGATTACCCCTACTCTTACTACTGTACACTATATTACCAGTCTCTGGGTCATCCTATGAGTTTGTAGGCTAGGAACTTGGACAGAGTGCACTTACCGTTGAAGTGCATCTCTGGGCTCAGCAGTTGTCTATGGGGACGGATTTACTTTACACTTTCTGTCCTTGGCTGCATAATTTTGTCCAGATTCCGCTGACCGCCCATTGTTTCGTTTTCCGTACTACTACTGTTTGGACTAAATATTTTATCTTATTTATGTagattaaaggttaagttttagaaGTTGCCCTGGGTGATAACAGTTTTTAGAATAGCAACTTTCTTTTGGAACATTTGTGTATTCAGTGATAGCGATGAAGCAGATCTCACTACAGCAGGAAACACATGACGAGAACCAGTGCTTCGTGGCTCCCAACAAGTTGACGGTTTCCACTTTTACTCACGGATGTGTCACAGATTTCAGTGGAACAAAAATAACATGTTGATTTTTACTGTGTTTTTCCACATGATTGCTGGAACCTCTACTTTTGCTGCATGTGTGTGAGGTGCCACGTGTTGTTTAGTGTTTTGCACAAACTTACTTGCACAACTTGGATGGAGCTGGTGGTGAGATCGCCATGCCTTTCCTCTAGGACTATGGAGGACTTTGTCAGAGTCTGATGCTGGTGAAGGAACATATTTGCATGTGGTGCTCATGTGCACAATGCTGACATTTGGGGGAGTGGAAGTGGGTTTCACACCAGAGAGAGGAGGAATGTGACAGGAGAGGACTTGTTGTTCACCTGTGGAACTGTAAGGCGAGGGCTTGTTTATCTATGGGAATGTTGGTGAACAGTAGACCAGATACTGTAGGACCTGGACAGGCACTGGTGGGCTGGAGGATCCAGTGATTTGTTTCCACCTGTAGATGAGCACACATGCATTGAAGGAAGCAGTATGgtggtacagtgttcattttaggacatggtcagatatcatagtcaagtatcagaataatgccagtgtgacacctgactctgaccctgactctgaccctgactctaaCCCTTAATACCTGATCCTCTGACTAGTCAGCGTCAGTGTCGCAATGACTTTTAGGTTCATTGTACTTTTAATATGCTCAATCACATAGATGAAGAAAATCCTTTTGTTTGCTGTctgaagctatagctcagtggtttagaTGGTTGCCTCACATAGAATGTTCTTGGGTTCAAAACCCCTGTTAGTCTTTacaaaatttttttacattttattaagccctagcaAAGGGACAAATTCAAGTGATATGTGACCCTGATGTCTGACTCTTCTCTTCTGACTAGTCAGCGTCAGCATCGGAATGACTTTTAGGTTCATTGTACTTTTAATCTTTTCTAGGGctcaataaaatgtaattttgttTTTAAAAGACTGACAGGGGTTTTGAACCCAAGAACACTGCATGTGAGGCATGCAGATAGTGAACATCAACCCCCCACACAGACAGATAAGCCCCTGCAACATACAGCAGCTCGGTCCAGGAACATCATCTACTTAACAGATCCCTGGACAGGGGGTTCCTTACAGGGAGAGCTATTGAGATCAGCATTTCTAACTCAGATATTTTGTTCCCTCAATTAACACTTCAAGATGTCAGTGCATGAATTCAATACATGAGGTCAATACACAAGATCAATACATGAGGTCAGTTCATGAGGTCAATACACGAGGTCAATACATGAGGTCAGTGCAGCCACTGTGTTACCTTTATTGGAGCAGATTACAGGTAAATCCAGTAGATAGTAAGGCAGGAGACTTTCAACCAGCTGAGGCCATGTGATTTATTGAGATCATTGCTGGTAGAGGGGTCTTCTTGGCTCTTGCGCCCTGCTCCTCAGGTGTGAAGGAGTCCTCCATATATCCAGCATGATCAGTAGACCTCAGTAAGTGATGAGTAGAGACAAGATGGACCAGACTAGAAACACATACAAGGTGTCTCCGATTTTTCTGCCGGTTGAGGTGGAGGTGGACAGGTAAGCCTGTTTATTGACCACGTTGGTGAAGGTGACATTCCTAGTATTCTCTTCTGAGTCTTGAGAGTTCGTATTAATCCAATCCACAAAATTAGTCACCTTGGTGTAGACTCCAGGACGGTTCAGCACGCCACATCCTTCTCCCCAACTCACCAACCCAGCCAAGAACCATTGTCCTTTCTCAGAACAAACCAAGGGGCCTCCAGAGTCACCCTGGATGGTGGAGGGATAAACATGCAAAGATTACTAGATTATTCAATAGTGATATCAGTGAGCCACCCAGGTGTAGGTAGGGCTGATGGCCTGTATGGACAACAGCCATTCTTTGCTATGCTTCATGTCTCACCAAGTTCTGACCACCCCCCAAACATTGCCACGAGTGGGGTTTTGGGATCTTCATTCCCACAGGGACTATGACATAATCCCTTTGAAAGGATCAACCCCATTTTTGCTGTGACAATGTCTGTAGACTTTGGACTGTCTAGTGGTGTCCCTTTATGGAACCAAACCATATATCATCCTATAATGGATGGGACTGATTTGAGGGCACCTACCTGACAAGAGTCGTAGCCACCTGCTTTGTATCCCGCACATATTTTGTCATCCGAGATGATTGGAGTTGAGGTACTGGTGCTAGACTGAATGTGATAGAGCTCGTCGCAGGTCTTGGTATCAATCAGAGGCAACTGCACTTCCTGCAGAGTCCGGGGGCTCGGAAGACTCACTAGAAGAGAAGATGTCACACACTGATTAACAGCTCCTCCTGGGTATTGTCCCTCCTTGTGGAGAGCTCCAGAACTGACCTAAGAAGTCTTCCAGGCCAGGCAATGCAACCTGGGAAAAGGCGTTTGCAGATTAGCTCTCATCCAAGAGAAAGAAGCCTTTATCTGCAGTGCTACCTAGTGGAGGCTTCCCCCCTGCAGTCAATGTCCAACCCTTTAACAGGCCTTGCTTCATGACTAAGGGTATTAGCCAAACTGTGAGCCTGTCCCACCATTCTGCTTGTGCTAGCTCTGGTCTCCCCACTCTCCAGCCAACAGGCCATGGTTTCTTATTTGTCGGCAGACATATTTACACAGAGCAATGATCCGGAGATTTAATGGTTTGTGACTTATCAAATGGCTCCCTGAGATAGACGGGTCATCTGCATGCCATGGTTCTTCCCCCAGCTGGCACCCAGGGGGTATATCATGACTACAATTGCATCTCTTAGTGCAGCTTTATAGAGGCACCTTTGGTGGCTGTACTCAGGTTTGGGCATCCAACTGATTTTTAGCTCAGTTCATGGACGGATCATATGTGGACATACCACTGGTGCAGCCAGATCTGGTCACAGGAGTCCAGGGTGACCAATGGGGCCAGCCATCACTCACACATGGCACATACACAAACGACACATGGAACATACATGTCACACATAGGACACGTCACGCATATCACTGtaatatgtgtactgtatatgtgcgatccctgcacaggggccctttgctCTCACCCTCTAATTGTTAGAATACCTACCACCAAACCGAATGTTTCCCCAGCCGGTCACCCAACACATGAGGCCCATAGGGAAGACTACATTGGTCGTGGGGAGGCAGACGGGGAGGATGTAGGGTGTGAAGGTCACGTTGTCTACCAGCTGGATGAGGGAGATGTCACCCGTGAAATCTTTATTGTTGTATTCAGAGTTCTTTATGATTCTCTTCACCTGCACAGAGATTTCTCGAGAAGCATTTGGCAGAGAGATTTGATGGGCCCCAAGATGGACGGTGAGCGAGGAGGTCGTCACATCACTAGAATACGGCAGACAATACAATTGTAAGGAGAAGAACTGACGATTCACAGCAATCGCCCATAAAAAGCAGCCATGACTTCGAAAATAGAGGGGAAGGGCTCTCACCTTTCTATACAGTGAGCCGCCGACACCACCCACGACTGACTGATGAGAGACCCGCCGCAGAAGTGAAATCCATTCCGTCGCAAGCTCACCTGCCACGGCCACTCACCGGCCAGCGCACTCTGCCCCCCCATGATCCGGGTGGAGACCTGAGGCATGCCACACTCTATGGAGGGAGGAGAAGGTAGAGGATTATGGGTAATCACAGGACATCAGCATGGAGAGCAATACTCTACACACGGGGAGGAGACCTGACCCCAAAGAGGAATAcagcagaaaaataataaaaatacaaagcgATGAAACAAACCTGAACCCAAAGACGAAAGAAGAGCGAGAAGAACAACGGAGGAGGAAGAAAGATTAGAAAGTCTCCTCTGTGTATAAGACACATGTAAAACATCTGATATCACATGTCCCAACATTATGTTCACAAGTGAAAGAGAAATCTAAAAACTATCTACAAAGCTATAATAAATACACCCCTCCCACCAAATAAGCAGTAGTGATAAATGTAGACAACACTGACATCTAGTGGTCACATGGGACTGCTACAGGTTCACAAGAGCAGCAAATGctctaaaaaaaacttaaaattggAGAAGATGAAGTTACTGTACACAtcactgagttacatcctgtattataccccagagctgcactcactattctgctggtgcagtcactatgcacatacattacttatcctatactgatcctgagttacatcctgtattatactccagagctgcactcactattctgctggtgcagtcactgtgtacatacattacttatcctgtactgatcctgagttacatcctgtattatactccagagctgcactcactattctgctggtgcagtcactgtgtacatacattacttatcctatactgatcctgagttacatcctgtattatactccagagctgcactcactattctgctggtggagtcactgtgtacatacatcacttatcctgtactgatcctgagttacatcctgtattatactccagagctgcactcactattcttctggtggagtcactgtgtacatacattacttatcctgtactgatcctgagttacatcctgtattatactccagagctgcactcactattctgctggtgcagtcactctgtacatacattacttatcctgtactgatcctgagttacatcctgtattatactccagagctgcactcactattctgctggtgcagtcactgtgtacatacattactgatcctgtactgatcctcagttacatcctgtattatactccagatctgcactcactattctgctggtgcagtcactgtgcacatacattacttatcctgtactgatcctgagttacatcctgtattatactccagagctgcattcactattctgctggtgcagtcactgtgtacatacattacttatcctgtactgatcctgagttacatcctgtattatactccagagctgcactcactattctgctggtgcagtcactgtgtaaatacattacttatcctgtactgatcctgagttacatcccgtattatactccagagctgtactcactattctgcttagTGGTGGACTCTCTTCCTCCTGCCTCTCTTAGTAGTGACCTTTCTTACTCCTGCCTCTCTTAGTGGTCATCTCTCTTCCTCCTGCCTCTCTTAGTGGCCATCTCTCTTCCTCCTGCCTCTCTTAGTGGTCATctctcctccttctgcctctcttAGTGGTCACCTCTCTTCCTCCTGCCTCTCTTAGTGGTGACCTCTCTTCCTCCTGCCTCTCTTAGTGGTCATCTCTCTTCCTCCTGCCTCTCTTAGTGGTCATCTCTCTTCCTCCTGCATCTCTTAGTGGTCACCTCTCTTTCTCATGCCTCTTTTAGTGGTCACCTCTCTTCCCCCTGCCTCTCTTAGTGGTCACCTCTCTTCCTCCTGCCTCTCTTAGTGGTCACCTCTCTTCCCCCTGCCTATCTTAGTGGTCACCTCTCTTCCTCCTGCCTCTTTGTGGTCACCTCTCTTCCTCCTGCCTCTCTTAGTGGTCACCTCTCTTCCTCCTGCCTCTTTGTGGTCACCTCTCTTCCTCCTGCCTCTCTTAATGGTCACCTCTCTTCCTTCTGCCTCTCTTAGTGGTCACCTCTCTTTCTCCTGCCTCTCATGGTGGTCACCTCTCTTCCTTCTGCCTCTCTTAGTGGtcaccttggacagggccttcccatttccctccctttgcgtgacgccggtcattacacctgcCTTTCTTAGTGGTGACCTCTCTTCCTCCTGCCTCTCTTAGTGGTCACCTTTCTTCATCTTGCCTATCTTAGTGGTCACCTCTCTTCCTTCTGCCTCTCTTAGTGGTCACCTCTCTTCCCCCTGCCTATCTTAGTGGTCACCTCTCTTCCTCCTGCATCTCTTAGTGGTCACCTCTCTTCCTTCTGCCTCTCTTAGTGGTCACCTCTCTTCCTCCTGCATCTCTTAGTGGTCACCTTTCTTCATCTTGCCTATCTTAGTGGTCACCTCTCTTCCTTCTGCCTATCTTAGTGGTCACCTCTCTTCCTCCTGCATCTCTTAGTGGTCACCTCTCTTCCTTCTGCCTCTCTTAGTGGTCACCTCTCTTCCTTCTGCCTCTCTTAGTGGTCTCTGGACTAAGACAGAGAGTCAATCCCTGGTGTCCACCGCATACAGGCAGATCTCTTTCTCTGCCCTGAAAAACAAAAGGGTCAAGCAGGGCCGGAGCTCAGGAGGAATATTTGGTATAAAGAGGAGCTCCATAAGCAGATCAGACCAGTGAAGATTGGAGACAGCCACATCTGGGTAAGAacaggccgctccatcctcacctcTCGGGCTGACGTCTACCTCTGTGCAGCATACATACAGTAGCTCCACCAGAGTCTCCGTACTTCAATCCCGACAGCCTCATCAAGAGCCACGTCCACAAGAGAaagaatggggagatctgtgCCTGCTTTGTGGACTTTATGGAGGCCTTTGAGTGTGGCACCTGGGTGTATTCCTGAAACTTCTGTaaagcggaataggaggaaaaaaGCATGGTGTCATCAGAGGCTCCTACACTGAGAACAGATACAGCGTGAAGGTAAATGGGAAGAGAACAGATTATTTCCTCCTCAACACCTGgtctcaccctccatgacaccCAGGTGAAGTTTCTGctttatgcagatgatcttctgctactgtaaccaactgagaaaggtctccaagataACATGGAAATTCGGGAGAAATTCAACACCACGTGGAGGAGACCTGACCCCAAAGAGCAATAcagcagaaaaataataaaaatacaaagcgATGAAACAAACCTGAACCCAAAGACGAAAGAAGAGCGAGAAGAACAACGGAGGAGGAAGAAAGATTAGAAAGTCTCCCCTGTGTATAAGACACATGTAAAACATCTGATATCACATGTCCCAACATTATGTTCACAAGTGAAAGAGAAATCTAAAAACTATTTACAAAGCTATAATAAATACACCCCTCCCACCAAATAAGCAGTAGTGATAAATGTAGACAACACTGACATCTAGTGGTCACATGGGACTGCTACAGGTTCACAAGTGCAGCAAATGctctaaaaaaaacttaaaattggAGAAGATGAAGTTACTGTACACAtcactgagttacatcctgtattatactccagagctgcactcactattctgctggtgcagtcactgtgtacatacattacttatcctgtattataccccagagctgcactcactattctgctggtgcagtcactgtgcacatacattacttatccgatactgatcctgagttacatcctgtattataccccagagctgcactcactattctgctggtggagtcactgtgtacatacatcacttatcctgtactgatcctgagttacatcctgtattatactccagagctgcactcactattctgctggtgcagtcactgtgtacatacattacttatcctatactgatcctgagttacatcctgtattatact from Bufo bufo chromosome 7, aBufBuf1.1, whole genome shotgun sequence encodes:
- the LOC121008053 gene encoding serine protease 33-like, whose translation is MSSTRAALVLIGFLGVCQAIKECGMPQVSTRIMGGQSALAGEWPWQVSLRRNGFHFCGGSLISQSWVVSAAHCIESDVTTSSLTVHLGAHQISLPNASREISVQVKRIIKNSEYNNKDFTGDISLIQLVDNVTFTPYILPVCLPTTNVVFPMGLMCWVTGWGNIRFGVSLPSPRTLQEVQLPLIDTKTCDELYHIQSSTSTSTPIISDDKICAGYKAGGYDSCQGDSGGPLVCSEKGQWFLAGLVSWGEGCGVLNRPGVYTKVTNFVDWINTNSQDSEENTRNVTFTNVVNKQAYLSTSTSTGRKIGDTLYVFLVWSILSLLITY